A window of the Thermoanaerobacter uzonensis DSM 18761 genome harbors these coding sequences:
- a CDS encoding MalY/PatB family protein: protein MKYNFDEIVDRRNTDSIKWGNLKQTFGEEDLLPMWVADMDFKAPIEVIEAFKERVQHGVFGYTWIQDSFYDAIINWVKRRFNWDIKKEWILFIPGVIPGLSIGVRELTNEGEKVLIQPPVYPPFYEVINNNNRVINKNPLKHNGKKFVMDYEDLEKKIDEETKLMILCNPHNPVGRAWTKEELEILGHICVKNDLTIVCDEIHSDFILKGYKHTPLATISKELEQRTITLMAPSKTFNIPGLATAFAIIPNPDLRNKYQKAIKALRIDNITIFGALGLETAYNKGEEWLEELLKYIEYNVDFAIDYIHKNIPEVEVDRPEGTYLLWLNFKKLNKTSDEIYKALIEVGKVALNDGRQYGEEGDGFFRLNVGCPKATLEEGLKRIEKAVKSLKRAY from the coding sequence ATGAAATACAATTTTGATGAAATAGTAGATAGGAGAAATACAGATTCAATTAAATGGGGGAATTTAAAACAGACTTTTGGTGAGGAAGACCTTTTGCCAATGTGGGTTGCGGATATGGATTTTAAAGCCCCTATTGAAGTTATAGAAGCATTTAAGGAAAGAGTCCAACATGGAGTATTTGGATATACATGGATACAAGATTCTTTTTACGATGCGATTATAAATTGGGTCAAAAGAAGGTTTAATTGGGATATAAAAAAAGAATGGATTTTATTTATTCCTGGAGTGATTCCAGGGCTTAGTATTGGAGTTAGAGAATTGACAAATGAAGGAGAAAAAGTTTTAATACAGCCGCCAGTATATCCACCATTTTATGAAGTTATCAACAATAATAACAGAGTTATAAATAAAAATCCTTTAAAACATAATGGGAAAAAGTTTGTTATGGATTATGAAGATTTGGAAAAGAAAATAGATGAAGAAACAAAATTAATGATACTTTGTAATCCTCATAATCCTGTCGGAAGGGCGTGGACAAAAGAAGAACTTGAAATATTAGGACATATATGTGTCAAAAATGATTTAACAATTGTATGCGATGAGATACACAGTGATTTTATTCTAAAAGGTTATAAACATACACCTCTTGCGACAATTTCCAAAGAATTAGAACAAAGGACTATAACTCTTATGGCTCCCAGCAAAACTTTTAATATTCCGGGACTTGCTACAGCATTTGCCATCATTCCAAATCCAGATTTAAGAAATAAATATCAAAAGGCTATTAAGGCCTTAAGAATAGATAATATAACTATTTTTGGAGCTTTGGGATTAGAGACGGCATACAATAAAGGGGAAGAATGGTTGGAGGAGTTACTAAAATATATTGAATATAATGTAGATTTTGCTATAGATTATATCCATAAGAATATACCTGAGGTGGAAGTAGATAGACCAGAAGGCACGTACTTACTTTGGCTTAATTTTAAAAAATTAAATAAAACTTCTGATGAGATATACAAAGCTTTAATAGAAGTAGGTAAAGTAGCATTAAATGATGGAAGGCAATACGGAGAAGAAGGAGATGGATTTTTTAGGCTTAATGTAGGTTGTCCAAAGGCTACGTTAGAAGAAGGTTTAAAAAGAATAGAAAAAGCAGTAAAAAGCTTAAAGCGGGCCTATTAA
- a CDS encoding peroxiredoxin, whose amino-acid sequence MEEIRMKLLGEKFPSMEVMTTHGVKRLPEDYAGKWFVLFSHPADFTPVCTTEFVEFARKANDFKELNTELIGLSVDQVFSHIKWVEWIKDNTNIAIPFPVIADDLGKVSNQLGMIHPGKGTNTVRAVFIVDDKGTIRLIMYYPQEVGRNVDEILRALKALQTADQYGVALPEKWPNNYLIKDHVIVPPSTDEASANERKEKIKSKEIDAFDWWFVHKPLK is encoded by the coding sequence ATGGAAGAAATTAGAATGAAATTATTAGGAGAAAAATTTCCATCAATGGAGGTAATGACAACTCACGGAGTGAAGAGACTCCCTGAAGACTATGCAGGAAAATGGTTTGTGCTTTTTAGCCATCCAGCAGATTTTACGCCAGTTTGCACAACAGAATTTGTAGAATTCGCAAGGAAAGCCAATGACTTTAAAGAATTAAACACTGAATTAATAGGTCTATCAGTTGACCAAGTTTTCTCCCACATAAAATGGGTAGAGTGGATAAAGGACAACACAAACATAGCTATTCCTTTCCCAGTTATAGCTGATGACTTAGGAAAAGTCTCTAATCAATTAGGAATGATTCATCCAGGCAAAGGTACCAATACTGTAAGAGCAGTATTTATAGTAGACGACAAAGGAACAATAAGACTTATAATGTATTATCCACAAGAAGTTGGAAGAAATGTAGATGAAATATTAAGAGCATTAAAAGCATTGCAAACAGCAGACCAATACGGCGTGGCACTCCCTGAAAAATGGCCAAATAACTACTTAATTAAAGACCATGTAATAGTCCCACCATCCACTGATGAAGCTTCTGCAAATGAAAGAAAAGAAAAGATTAAATCAAAAGAAATTGATGCTTTTGACTGGTGGTTTGTACACAAGCCTTTGAAATAA
- a CDS encoding Fur family transcriptional regulator, producing MKMTYTIVELRDYLKRHDIKPSTIRIKVLEYLLNNRIHPTADDIYQSLINDIPTLSKTSVYNTLELFMKKGVVNALSLKEKELRYDINTYFHGHFRCEICGNVYDFPVSEKIIAVEELKGFVIRNVDINVYGICKKCNEKIKNKEEK from the coding sequence ATGAAAATGACTTATACAATCGTGGAGTTAAGAGATTATTTAAAACGACATGACATAAAGCCCTCTACTATAAGGATAAAGGTATTAGAGTATTTATTGAACAATAGAATACATCCCACAGCTGATGACATCTATCAATCTCTAATAAACGATATCCCTACCCTTTCAAAGACAAGTGTTTACAACACACTAGAATTGTTTATGAAAAAAGGTGTTGTAAATGCCTTGTCCTTGAAGGAAAAAGAACTGCGATATGATATAAACACTTACTTTCACGGGCATTTTAGGTGTGAGATATGTGGAAATGTTTATGATTTTCCAGTATCGGAAAAAATTATAGCTGTAGAAGAATTAAAAGGCTTTGTAATTAGAAATGTTGACATAAATGTCTACGGCATATGTAAAAAATGCAATGAAAAAATAAAAAATAAGGAGGAAAAGTAA
- a CDS encoding MarR family transcriptional regulator has translation MEVKELVLKTLKESSEPLRPGDIAQKANLDKKEVDKIIKELKKEDLIISPKRCYYTAK, from the coding sequence ATGGAAGTAAAAGAATTAGTACTAAAAACTTTAAAAGAATCCTCTGAGCCTCTAAGACCAGGAGATATTGCACAAAAAGCTAATTTAGACAAAAAAGAAGTAGATAAAATCATAAAAGAGCTAAAAAAAGAGGATTTAATAATATCTCCTAAAAGATGCTATTATACAGCAAAATAA
- the galT gene encoding galactose-1-phosphate uridylyltransferase: MSEIRYDLITGRMVVIATERSKRPHDFNITHGEKKNNNNCPFCPGNEEMTPPTLVEIKDEKGNWLVRGFENKFAAVNRDLKSFEVPSLYKAEYGYGVAEVIVESPEHDVTFGSLSLGQMQKVFKAIIERYKKIAQDDKIKYIQVFKNFGARGGASLEHGHWQIIAVSFVPDVVEKEVTGTQEYIKKQGKCPYCEIIKYEKEEGKRIIGENENFIVIAPYASQYPYESWIIPKEHQERFEELKEENIENLTEILKNLIEKYEREFNFPPYNIVIHTLPISDIRNYHWHIEIAPRLTVAAGFELGTGVYINPVPPELTASVLKID; this comes from the coding sequence ATGTCCGAAATAAGATATGACCTTATAACTGGTAGAATGGTAGTTATAGCTACAGAGCGAAGTAAAAGACCTCATGATTTTAACATAACTCATGGGGAAAAGAAAAATAATAATAATTGTCCTTTTTGCCCCGGAAATGAAGAGATGACTCCTCCTACTTTAGTTGAAATTAAAGATGAAAAAGGGAATTGGTTAGTGAGAGGTTTTGAAAATAAATTTGCAGCTGTGAATAGAGATTTAAAAAGTTTTGAGGTGCCATCCCTTTATAAAGCGGAATATGGCTATGGTGTAGCAGAAGTGATAGTAGAGTCACCAGAACACGATGTAACTTTTGGAAGTTTATCTTTAGGGCAAATGCAAAAAGTTTTTAAGGCAATAATTGAGCGTTATAAAAAAATTGCTCAAGACGATAAAATAAAATACATTCAGGTGTTCAAAAATTTTGGAGCAAGAGGAGGAGCTTCCTTAGAACACGGGCACTGGCAGATTATAGCTGTTTCTTTTGTTCCAGATGTAGTAGAGAAAGAGGTAACAGGTACACAAGAATATATTAAGAAGCAAGGCAAATGTCCTTATTGTGAAATTATCAAATATGAAAAAGAAGAAGGTAAAAGGATAATAGGTGAAAATGAGAATTTCATTGTTATTGCTCCTTATGCATCTCAATATCCTTATGAGTCATGGATAATACCAAAAGAGCATCAGGAGCGATTTGAAGAGTTAAAAGAAGAAAATATTGAAAATTTAACCGAAATTTTAAAGAATCTTATAGAAAAGTACGAGAGAGAATTTAACTTTCCGCCATATAATATTGTGATTCACACATTACCAATTTCTGATATAAGAAATTACCATTGGCATATTGAAATTGCTCCAAGGCTTACTGTGGCAGCGGGTTTCGAGTTAGGGACGGGAGTTTATATAAATCCTGTGCCACCAGAATTGACGGCATCAGTTTTAAAAATAGATTGA
- the glgA gene encoding glycogen synthase: MDKLKVTMFTNEYPPNIYGGAGVHVDYLVKELSKLMEVDVRCFGDQNYTADNLKVRGYKEWDKLKENSDPRYQKILGPFSIDLAMVKDDINSDILHCHTWYTFMAGFLAKKLYDKPLVVTVHSLEPLRPWKEEQLGNGYKLSSWMERTGIEAADRVIAVSQGSKEDILKYYNIPEEKVEVIYNGIDLNQYQKTDRNIARKEYGIEGKYILFVGRISRQKGITHLIDAVKYLPKDIKVVLCASSPDTQEVLEEVEQKVKLYDNIIWINKMVGKEEIIELYSNAEVFVCPSVYEPFGIINLEAMACKTPVVASATGGIKEVVVHEETGFLVEPGNPQELAKYINILLNNKDLAIKFGENGRKRVEEMFSWESIAKKTYEMYKDVIEKYKK, translated from the coding sequence ATGGATAAGTTAAAAGTTACGATGTTTACAAATGAATACCCTCCTAATATTTACGGTGGAGCTGGCGTTCATGTAGATTATCTTGTCAAGGAATTGTCTAAACTGATGGAAGTAGACGTGAGATGCTTTGGTGACCAAAATTATACGGCTGATAATCTAAAAGTCCGTGGATATAAAGAGTGGGATAAGTTAAAGGAAAATTCAGATCCAAGATATCAGAAAATTTTAGGGCCTTTTTCCATTGATTTGGCAATGGTGAAGGATGATATAAACTCAGATATTTTGCACTGCCATACCTGGTATACTTTCATGGCGGGTTTTTTAGCTAAAAAATTGTATGATAAACCCCTTGTAGTTACAGTTCACAGCCTTGAGCCTTTAAGGCCATGGAAAGAGGAACAGTTAGGCAATGGATATAAATTAAGTTCTTGGATGGAAAGAACAGGGATTGAAGCCGCCGATAGGGTTATAGCAGTATCACAAGGTTCGAAAGAAGATATATTGAAGTATTACAATATTCCAGAGGAAAAAGTTGAAGTTATATATAACGGCATAGATTTAAACCAATACCAAAAAACAGATAGAAATATTGCTCGCAAAGAATATGGAATTGAGGGTAAATACATTCTCTTTGTAGGAAGAATATCAAGGCAAAAGGGCATTACTCATTTAATAGATGCAGTAAAGTATCTACCTAAGGATATAAAGGTTGTACTATGTGCTAGCTCTCCAGATACACAAGAGGTTTTAGAAGAAGTAGAGCAAAAGGTTAAACTTTACGACAATATTATTTGGATAAACAAAATGGTGGGAAAAGAAGAAATTATAGAGTTATACAGCAATGCGGAAGTTTTTGTATGTCCTTCTGTTTATGAACCTTTTGGCATAATAAACTTAGAAGCAATGGCTTGTAAAACTCCTGTTGTGGCAAGTGCTACAGGAGGAATTAAAGAGGTTGTAGTTCATGAAGAGACAGGATTCCTTGTAGAACCAGGCAATCCTCAAGAATTAGCAAAATATATAAACATACTTTTAAATAACAAAGATTTAGCTATAAAATTTGGAGAAAATGGGAGAAAACGTGTTGAAGAGATGTTTAGTTGGGAAAGCATTGCTAAAAAGACTTATGAGATGTACAAGGATGTAATAGAGAAATATAAAAAATAA
- a CDS encoding DedA family protein, whose translation MEGQSFLYNAIINYGYIALFIGLMIEGTGMPGPVEILFFAAAYLVTKGDMNLFYAILIAALGNVTGNVIAYLVGYYKGRPVVEKYGKYLKITVKDLEAMDKWFAKYGGFTVLLGRLIGLPRTPAIWASGITRMNFTVYVIFSAIADFIWSTFWAGVSYLAAMQLIRIDFFAKSQPPWVYFASTVGFMIFLYVVWRVVLWMKEKYLT comes from the coding sequence ATGGAAGGACAATCTTTTCTTTATAATGCGATAATAAATTATGGATATATAGCGCTTTTTATAGGGCTTATGATTGAAGGAACTGGAATGCCGGGACCAGTGGAAATATTATTTTTTGCTGCTGCGTATTTAGTTACAAAAGGGGATATGAATCTTTTTTATGCTATACTCATCGCTGCATTAGGAAATGTAACAGGAAATGTAATAGCTTATTTGGTAGGCTATTATAAAGGTAGGCCTGTTGTTGAAAAATACGGTAAATATTTAAAAATAACAGTAAAAGACCTTGAAGCTATGGATAAATGGTTTGCTAAATATGGAGGATTTACGGTTTTATTAGGTAGGTTAATAGGACTTCCGCGGACCCCGGCTATTTGGGCTTCAGGTATAACCCGTATGAATTTTACTGTGTATGTGATATTTTCTGCTATTGCTGATTTTATATGGTCTACTTTTTGGGCAGGAGTATCTTATCTTGCTGCTATGCAATTGATTAGAATAGACTTTTTTGCGAAAAGTCAACCACCTTGGGTATATTTTGCTTCTACAGTAGGTTTCATGATATTTTTGTATGTAGTTTGGAGGGTAGTCCTTTGGATGAAAGAAAAGTATTTAACGTAA
- a CDS encoding GNAT family N-acetyltransferase — protein MDERKVFNVTIEKITSVSDLLDIEDIWHELEDVAEIYPFNTFEWVLNWWKYFGYGKRLWILLFYEGNTPIGIAPFMMTYFENGLLARRIKFIGSNNSDYLDFIVRKGYENQFYMSLVNFLERYIDAFTVLDLEHIPEKSEFFPYLMGSDLYYDYDVQDICPYVELPQSWEEYLNSLDGKFRRNLNYETRRFFKEYDGSFSMVKDIESIDKAMDNLIVLHQRQWRQKHMPGAFYSKRIREFHKDVAKDMLLKGELSLFELKDGGKTVASLLSYHVGDKRYYYISGYDLDYSKRSVGTIILGLAIKQSIEEGDRIFDFLRGDEKYKKNWTSLKKRNIRFVAARPTMAGKFFCYYIIAENKIIRKIKDRFSE, from the coding sequence TTGGATGAAAGAAAAGTATTTAACGTAACTATTGAAAAGATAACAAGTGTTTCTGACCTTTTAGATATAGAGGATATATGGCATGAGTTAGAGGATGTGGCGGAAATTTATCCTTTTAATACTTTTGAATGGGTATTAAACTGGTGGAAATATTTTGGCTATGGTAAAAGACTGTGGATACTGCTCTTTTATGAAGGAAATACACCTATTGGCATTGCACCTTTTATGATGACATATTTTGAAAATGGACTTTTGGCAAGAAGGATAAAGTTTATAGGTTCTAATAACAGCGATTATCTTGATTTTATTGTGAGAAAAGGTTATGAAAATCAATTTTATATGAGTTTAGTGAATTTTTTAGAAAGATATATAGATGCTTTTACAGTTTTGGATTTGGAACATATTCCTGAAAAGAGTGAGTTTTTTCCCTACCTAATGGGGAGTGACCTTTATTATGATTATGATGTGCAAGATATATGTCCATATGTGGAGTTACCTCAAAGTTGGGAAGAATATTTAAACAGCTTAGACGGAAAATTTAGACGAAATCTCAATTATGAAACGAGAAGATTTTTTAAGGAATACGACGGAAGTTTTTCAATGGTGAAGGATATAGAATCAATAGATAAAGCAATGGATAATTTAATAGTTCTTCATCAAAGACAATGGAGGCAAAAGCATATGCCTGGTGCTTTTTATTCTAAGAGAATAAGGGAGTTCCACAAAGATGTGGCAAAAGACATGCTATTAAAAGGAGAATTGAGTCTTTTTGAATTAAAAGACGGGGGAAAAACCGTTGCTAGTCTTTTAAGTTATCATGTAGGGGATAAAAGGTATTATTATATAAGCGGTTATGATTTGGATTATAGCAAAAGAAGTGTTGGTACTATAATTTTAGGTCTTGCTATAAAGCAATCTATTGAAGAAGGAGATAGAATATTTGATTTTTTAAGAGGAGATGAAAAGTACAAAAAAAACTGGACTTCTTTAAAAAAGCGAAATATACGATTTGTGGCGGCAAGGCCCACAATGGCAGGTAAATTTTTTTGCTACTACATAATTGCGGAAAACAAAATTATTAGAAAAATTAAAGACAGGTTTAGTGAATAA
- a CDS encoding DUF881 domain-containing protein yields the protein MEKLKGKTLQTLSLMLVFIAMGLMISMQFKTVQGGNRPPTSISATNYARLEELTQQLKKAQEEKDNLEQQLEELTKRFKEYEDAASKDDAALKNLQQDVEKYKILSGLTDMIGPGVIVTVNDSELQPRDGEDPNLYLVHDEDLLSIVNELRAGGAEAIAINDQRIIATSEIRCVGPTININSTRYAPPYVIKAIGDPDTLQAALNLKGGIVDTLRFYGIKVDIQTSDKIVVPKYSDPIKFFYAKPVTP from the coding sequence GTGGAGAAATTGAAAGGAAAAACATTGCAAACTTTATCTTTGATGCTTGTATTTATTGCAATGGGTCTCATGATTTCTATGCAATTTAAAACTGTACAAGGCGGTAATAGACCTCCTACCTCTATTTCAGCTACAAATTATGCAAGATTAGAAGAACTTACTCAGCAACTCAAAAAAGCTCAAGAAGAAAAGGATAATCTAGAACAGCAATTAGAAGAGCTCACTAAAAGATTTAAAGAGTACGAAGATGCTGCATCAAAAGATGATGCCGCTTTAAAAAATCTACAGCAGGATGTTGAAAAATATAAAATTTTATCAGGCCTTACAGATATGATAGGCCCGGGAGTTATAGTAACGGTAAATGATAGCGAATTACAGCCTCGAGACGGTGAAGACCCTAATTTGTACTTAGTCCATGATGAAGATTTATTAAGTATTGTAAATGAATTGAGAGCGGGTGGAGCTGAAGCAATAGCTATAAATGACCAAAGAATAATTGCAACATCTGAAATACGATGTGTAGGCCCCACAATAAACATAAACTCCACGAGGTACGCTCCTCCTTACGTAATAAAAGCAATAGGAGACCCTGACACATTACAAGCAGCCCTTAATTTAAAAGGCGGAATAGTAGATACTTTAAGATTTTATGGTATCAAAGTAGATATACAAACTTCTGATAAAATAGTAGTGCCTAAATACAGTGACCCTATTAAATTCTTTTACGCTAAACCTGTGACTCCTTAA
- a CDS encoding L-lactate dehydrogenase: MSKISVIGSGFVGATTAYTLALSGIAKTIVLIDINKDKAEGDALDISHGVPFISPVEVYAGDYGDAAGSDIIIITAGAAQKPGETRLDLVKRNTMIFKDIVAKLIKVNDTAIYLIVTNPVDILTYVTYKISGLPYGRVLGSGTVLDSARFRYLLSKHCNIDPRNIHGYIIGEHGDSELAAWSITNIAGIPIDNYCNLCGKACEKDFREEIFNNVVKAAYTIIEKKGATYYAVALAVRRIVEAIFRDENSILTVSSPLTGQYGVTDVALSLPSVVGRNGIVNILELPLSQEEIAAFRRSAEIIKSVIQELDI; the protein is encoded by the coding sequence ATGAGCAAAATATCTGTAATAGGCTCTGGATTTGTCGGTGCTACTACTGCATACACACTGGCTTTGAGTGGGATTGCCAAAACTATTGTATTAATAGATATTAATAAAGACAAAGCGGAAGGTGATGCTCTTGATATAAGCCACGGGGTACCATTTATTAGTCCAGTTGAAGTGTATGCGGGAGATTATGGTGATGCTGCAGGTTCTGACATAATAATTATTACAGCAGGAGCAGCACAAAAGCCGGGAGAAACCAGACTTGACTTAGTGAAGAGAAATACGATGATTTTTAAAGACATTGTAGCAAAACTTATAAAAGTAAATGACACAGCAATATATCTTATAGTTACAAATCCTGTAGATATTCTTACATATGTTACTTATAAAATATCTGGTTTGCCATACGGAAGAGTGCTGGGGTCTGGCACAGTTCTCGACAGTGCGAGATTTAGATATCTTTTAAGCAAACATTGTAACATAGATCCGAGAAATATACACGGATATATAATTGGGGAACATGGTGATTCTGAGCTTGCAGCTTGGAGCATTACGAACATAGCAGGTATACCAATTGATAATTATTGCAATTTATGTGGAAAAGCATGTGAAAAAGATTTTAGAGAGGAGATTTTTAATAATGTTGTAAAAGCGGCCTATACGATAATAGAAAAAAAGGGTGCGACATATTATGCGGTTGCTCTCGCAGTAAGAAGAATCGTAGAAGCCATTTTCAGAGACGAAAATTCCATTTTAACTGTGTCATCTCCGCTAACCGGCCAATATGGTGTTACAGATGTGGCTTTGAGTCTTCCCTCCGTTGTTGGACGAAATGGAATCGTGAATATACTTGAATTACCACTTTCACAGGAAGAAATTGCTGCTTTTAGAAGGTCAGCCGAAATTATAAAAAGTGTAATACAAGAGCTTGATATATAA
- a CDS encoding ferritin family protein, translated as MQKITQQEIILSSFVEAQNLEKILLDKVREYGKQSVDNQKKALLKQIEIMIKNHKEDIQKAQKAMHISSLVKKNTSQEPLDMLQDLLKNLVNIQAFYNETVVNITNPYVRQLFTQMRDDVMRFISILQIEIENLESKPSIPNNTILNTPEMS; from the coding sequence GTGCAGAAAATAACTCAGCAGGAAATCATTTTAAGTTCCTTTGTTGAAGCACAAAATTTAGAAAAGATACTGTTGGATAAAGTAAGAGAATATGGGAAACAATCAGTGGACAATCAAAAAAAAGCATTGCTAAAGCAAATTGAAATAATGATAAAAAATCATAAAGAAGACATACAAAAGGCACAAAAGGCTATGCATATTAGTTCTCTTGTCAAAAAAAATACGTCTCAAGAACCTTTAGACATGCTTCAAGATTTATTAAAAAATTTAGTTAATATTCAAGCCTTCTATAATGAAACTGTTGTGAATATTACTAATCCTTACGTTAGGCAGTTGTTTACTCAAATGAGGGATGATGTTATGAGATTTATTTCTATTCTTCAAATAGAAATTGAAAATCTGGAATCGAAACCTTCTATTCCAAATAACACAATTTTAAATACACCGGAGATGAGTTAA
- a CDS encoding NAD(P)/FAD-dependent oxidoreductase: protein MKVAIIGAGVSGLTAAITFQRYGITPDIFEKKCKIGELFNHVAGLLKVINRPIKDPLHHLKNVYGIEVKPIDTIDKIVMKGPTVTASVTGSNLGYMILRGQDANSLENQLYNKLEIPVNFNIEADYKKLKNDYDYVIIATGSSQIPKELGCWQELVTTWVRVANVLGNFDPKTLLMWINTLYTKSGYVYLMPYNERRAVLAMVLPYISKEELQYYWDTFLKVEKMHVDIVNMVDLEHTSGNCFPHQYENLIFVGNAGGAIEPFLGFGTFNSIVSGAIAAKSIAEGVDFKKEISFLSEANIKMLEFRKALDLMDNDKLDKFIKILTFPPVKKLIYNTNFNAIKYGSIFMKYTINKMNNKPYEHRKKV from the coding sequence ATGAAAGTGGCCATTATCGGGGCTGGAGTTTCAGGACTGACTGCGGCAATTACTTTTCAAAGGTATGGCATCACACCAGATATTTTTGAAAAAAAGTGCAAAATAGGCGAATTATTTAACCATGTTGCCGGATTATTGAAAGTAATAAATAGGCCTATAAAGGATCCGCTTCATCATCTTAAAAATGTTTATGGAATAGAAGTTAAACCAATTGACACAATTGACAAAATAGTAATGAAGGGACCAACTGTAACGGCTTCTGTTACGGGAAGTAATCTTGGGTATATGATTTTAAGGGGACAGGACGCAAACTCTCTTGAAAATCAATTGTATAATAAGTTAGAAATACCAGTTAATTTCAATATAGAAGCTGATTATAAGAAGTTAAAAAATGATTACGATTATGTCATTATTGCTACGGGAAGTTCGCAAATTCCAAAAGAATTGGGTTGCTGGCAAGAGCTGGTGACGACCTGGGTGAGGGTAGCAAATGTTTTAGGGAATTTTGACCCGAAAACTCTTTTAATGTGGATAAACACTCTTTACACTAAAAGCGGTTATGTATATCTCATGCCTTATAATGAAAGAAGAGCGGTCTTAGCTATGGTATTGCCTTATATTTCAAAAGAAGAGTTGCAATATTATTGGGATACATTTTTAAAGGTAGAAAAGATGCATGTGGATATTGTAAATATGGTGGATTTAGAGCATACTTCGGGTAATTGTTTTCCACATCAATATGAAAATCTGATTTTTGTTGGGAATGCAGGAGGAGCTATAGAGCCTTTTTTAGGTTTTGGGACTTTTAACTCTATTGTAAGTGGAGCTATAGCAGCAAAAAGTATAGCTGAAGGAGTCGATTTTAAAAAAGAAATAAGCTTTTTATCTGAGGCAAATATAAAGATGTTAGAATTTAGAAAAGCTTTAGACCTTATGGACAATGATAAGTTGGATAAGTTTATAAAAATTCTTACATTTCCTCCTGTGAAAAAACTTATTTACAATACTAATTTCAATGCTATAAAATATGGCTCTATTTTTATGAAATATACAATAAATAAAATGAACAATAAACCTTATGAACATAGAAAGAAGGTATAA